In Silene latifolia isolate original U9 population unplaced genomic scaffold, ASM4854445v1 scaffold_277, whole genome shotgun sequence, the following proteins share a genomic window:
- the LOC141639112 gene encoding uncharacterized protein LOC141639112, with product MKGMKGKMMKKLKAANKQIGYLNPDRILQVSNFDGIVDNFRLKSTFVDKFPFKSNTTSHSSPPTNSKLQQPGNIHVEELIRDIGDKKQEQEDGDIDLQDDMNDKENLIPTLIEDSICTANETEKQTSCCTELKKAAFLKEIDVMSFRRPDMDSVSLFDPKLLAAFRYTVSLYIRECEAASIADQMKTRATKTKYPFFQPEEQAEPSPELGNEPDPLLEFNEKCPPGGADSVIFYTTSLRGIRKTFEDCQSIRFLLESFGVVFYERDVSIHSEYRDELWRIMGEKVLPPRLFIRGRYIGGADKVLTLHEQGKLRTLFRDIPIDFSDGPCSLCCGLRFMLCYTCDGSRKVFECDDDNDQQGSNDGLWTKCLQCNENGLVVCPLC from the coding sequence ATGAAGGGAATGAAAGGAAAGATGATGAAGAAACTGAAAGCAGCTAATAAGCAAATTGGGTACTTAAACCCTGATCGAATTCTGCAGGTTAGTAACTTTGATGGTATTGTTGATAATTTCAGATTGAAATCCACATTTGTTGATAAATTTCCCTTCAAATCCAACACCACATCACATTCATCCCCTCCAACAAACTCGAAACTCCAACAACCCGGAAATATCCATGTTGAGGAGCTCATAAGGGACATTGGAGATAAAAAGCAAGAACAAGAAGATGGCGATATAGATCTACAGGATGATATGAATGACAAAGAGAACCTCATTCCTACACTTATTGAAGACTCAATTTGTACAGCAAATGAGACTGAAAAACAAACTTCTTGCTGTACAGAATTGAAGAAAGCTGCTTTTTTAAAGGAAATTGATGTCATGTCATTTAGGCGGCCAGATATGGATTCAGTGTCCTTATTTGACCCGAAACTTCTGGCTGCATTCCGGTACACGGTATCATTGTACATCAGAGAATGTGAAGCAGCATCAATAGCCGATCAGATGAAAACCCGTGCCACAAAAACCAAGTATCCGTTTTTCCAACCTGAAGAACAAGCTGAACCTTCACCAGAATTAGGAAACGAACCCGACCCGTTATTGGAATTTAACGAGAAATGCCCTCCTGGCGGTGCTGATTCAGTAATATTCTACACAACAAGCCTAAGGGGGATCAGAAAGACATTTGAAGATTGTCAGAGCATTCGATTTCTTCTTGAGAGTTTTGGGGTGGTCTTTTATGAGAGAGATGTATCGATTCACTCAGAGTATCGAGACGAATTGTGGAGGATAATGGGGGAGAAGGTACTACCTCCAAGGCTGTTCATTAGAGGGAGGTACATTGGAGGAGCAGATAAAGTATTGACATTACATGAACAAGGGAAATTGAGGACATTGTTTAGAGATATACCAATTGATTTTAGTGATGGACCTTGTAGTTTGTGTTGTGGATTAAGGTTTATGTTGTGCTACACTTGTGATGGGAGTAGGAAGGTCTTTGAATGCGACGATGATAATGATCAACAAGGTAGTAATGATGGATTATGGACTAAATGCTTACAGTGTAATGAGAATGGTCTGGTTGTTTGCCCACTTTGCTGA
- the LOC141639104 gene encoding RING-H2 finger protein ATL70-like, whose product MRRVDNSSNVVVNIGLDEATLNSFPKLMYSQARAHKLDGVEFGQGGSTCSICLGEYKESDFLRLLPDCGHLFHIKCVDPWLRLNPTCPMCRTSPIPSPLPTPLVQVAS is encoded by the coding sequence ATGAGGAGGGTGGACAATAGTTCAAACGTGGTGGTCAATATCGGCCTTGATGAAGCCACACTGAACAGCTTCCCAAAACTCATGTATTCACAAGCTAGAGCACATAAGCTTGATGGGGTCGAGTTCGGACAAGGTGGTTCAACTTGCTCCATTTGCTTAGGGGAGTACAAGGAGAGTGATTTCCTTAGGCTATTGCCTGATTGTGGACATTTGTTTCATATCAAGTGTGTCGACCCTTGGTTAAGGTTAAACCCTACTTGTCCTATGTGTAGGACTTCCCCTATTCCTTCTCCTTTGCCTACTCCACTTGTTCAGGTTGCTTCATAA